The following proteins are encoded in a genomic region of Channa argus isolate prfri chromosome 3, Channa argus male v1.0, whole genome shotgun sequence:
- the tmod1 gene encoding tropomodulin-1 isoform X1, translating to MSAVRKEMEKYRDVDEDELLKKLTEEELQRLEDELEELDPDNALLPAGLRQKDQTKKAPTGTFQRDNLLAHLEKQAKEHPDREDLVPFTGEKRGKAWVPKKRVDPIIESVTLEPELEEALASATDAELCDIAAILGMHTLMSNQQYYEALASSTIVNKQGLNSVIQCTQYKPVPDEEPNSTDVEETLLRIKRNDPDLVEVNLNNIKNIPIPTLKAYAEALMKNTVVERFSIVGTRSNDPVAYALAEMLKVNTMLKSLNVESNFITGSGILALIESLQNNTTLVELKIDNQSQPLGNKVEMEIASMLEKNTTLLKFGYHFTQQGPRLRGSNAMMNNNDLARVVRSESDGSFTLTLSVPELERAFGKKFKSKTNKKEKA from the exons ATGTCGGCGGTGAGGAAGGAGATGGAGAAGTACAGGGACGTAGACGAGGATGAGCTGCTGAAGAAACTCAcagaggaggagctgcagcGGTTAGAGGACGAATTAGAGGAGCTGGATCCTGAT AACGCATTGTTGCCAGCTGGGTTGCGACAAAAGGACCAGACTAAGAAAGCTCCAAcaggaacatttcagagagaTAACCTCCTGGCTCATCTGGAGAAACAAGCCAAAGAACATCCTGACAGAGAAGATCTGGTTCCCTTCACAGGGGAGAAGAGAG GGAAAGCATGGGTGCCTAAAAAGAGGGTGGACCCCATCATAGAGAGTGTGACTCTGGAGCCAGAGCTGGAGGAAGCCCTGGCTAGTGCTACTGATGCTGAACTTTGTGATATTGCAG CCATCCTGGGGATGCACACCCTGATGAGTAACCAGCAGTACTATGAAGCCCTGGCTAGCAGCACCATAGTCAACAAGCAAGGCCTCAACA GTGTGATCCAGTGCACCCAGTATAAACCAGTCCCGGATGAGGAGCCCAATTCCACTGATGTAGAGGAAACTTTGCTGAGAATAAAGAGGAATGACCCCGACCTGGTTGAGGTCAACCTTAATAACATTaag AACATCCCTATCCCAACTCTGAAGGCGTACGCTGAAGCTCTGATGAAGAACACTGTGGTGGAGAGGTTCAGTATTGTAGGAACCCGAAGCAATGACCCCGTTGCATAT gcCCTGGCAGAGATGCTGAAGGTGAACACGATGCTTAAGAGCCTGAACGTAGAGTCCAACTTCATTACAGGGTCTGGAATCCTGGCCCTCATTGAGTCGCTGCAGAATAACACCACGCTAGTGGAGCTCAAGATCGACAATCAG AGCCAGCCATTAGGCAACAAGGTGGAGATGGAGATCGCTAGTATGTTAGAGAAAAACACCACGCTGTTGAAGTTCGGCTACCATTTCACCCAGCAGGGCCCACGCCTCCGGGGCTCCAACGCCATGATGAACAACAACGACCTGG CCCGGGTCGTCAGGTCCGAGTCTGATGGCTCCTTCACCCTCACTCTGTCTGTTCCTGAGCTGGAGAGGGCCTTCGGGAAAAAGTTCAAGTCCAAGACTaa TAAGAAAGAGAAGGCTTGA
- the tmod1 gene encoding tropomodulin-1 isoform X2 has protein sequence MSAVRKEMEKYRDVDEDELLKKLTEEELQRLEDELEELDPDNALLPAGLRQKDQTKKAPTGTFQRDNLLAHLEKQAKEHPDREDLVPFTGEKRGKAWVPKKRVDPIIESVTLEPELEEALASATDAELCDIAAILGMHTLMSNQQYYEALASSTIVNKQGLNSVIQCTQYKPVPDEEPNSTDVEETLLRIKRNDPDLVEVNLNNIKNIPIPTLKAYAEALMKNTVVERFSIVGTRSNDPVAYALAEMLKVNTMLKSLNVESNFITGSGILALIESLQNNTTLVELKIDNQSQPLGNKVEMEIASMLEKNTTLLKFGYHFTQQGPRLRGSNAMMNNNDLVRKRRLEGGPIFPKCRTNV, from the exons ATGTCGGCGGTGAGGAAGGAGATGGAGAAGTACAGGGACGTAGACGAGGATGAGCTGCTGAAGAAACTCAcagaggaggagctgcagcGGTTAGAGGACGAATTAGAGGAGCTGGATCCTGAT AACGCATTGTTGCCAGCTGGGTTGCGACAAAAGGACCAGACTAAGAAAGCTCCAAcaggaacatttcagagagaTAACCTCCTGGCTCATCTGGAGAAACAAGCCAAAGAACATCCTGACAGAGAAGATCTGGTTCCCTTCACAGGGGAGAAGAGAG GGAAAGCATGGGTGCCTAAAAAGAGGGTGGACCCCATCATAGAGAGTGTGACTCTGGAGCCAGAGCTGGAGGAAGCCCTGGCTAGTGCTACTGATGCTGAACTTTGTGATATTGCAG CCATCCTGGGGATGCACACCCTGATGAGTAACCAGCAGTACTATGAAGCCCTGGCTAGCAGCACCATAGTCAACAAGCAAGGCCTCAACA GTGTGATCCAGTGCACCCAGTATAAACCAGTCCCGGATGAGGAGCCCAATTCCACTGATGTAGAGGAAACTTTGCTGAGAATAAAGAGGAATGACCCCGACCTGGTTGAGGTCAACCTTAATAACATTaag AACATCCCTATCCCAACTCTGAAGGCGTACGCTGAAGCTCTGATGAAGAACACTGTGGTGGAGAGGTTCAGTATTGTAGGAACCCGAAGCAATGACCCCGTTGCATAT gcCCTGGCAGAGATGCTGAAGGTGAACACGATGCTTAAGAGCCTGAACGTAGAGTCCAACTTCATTACAGGGTCTGGAATCCTGGCCCTCATTGAGTCGCTGCAGAATAACACCACGCTAGTGGAGCTCAAGATCGACAATCAG AGCCAGCCATTAGGCAACAAGGTGGAGATGGAGATCGCTAGTATGTTAGAGAAAAACACCACGCTGTTGAAGTTCGGCTACCATTTCACCCAGCAGGGCCCACGCCTCCGGGGCTCCAACGCCATGATGAACAACAACGACCTGG TAAGAAAGAGAAGGCTTGAGGGAGGACCCATCTTCCCTAAGTGTCGGACGAATGTGTAG
- the tdrd7a gene encoding tudor domain-containing protein 7A, whose product MSDSESIKKMLRSVLQSSKAGVSITNLQSEYRSLCGEGIPLKKLGFSKLEDYLRSIPSVVRLENRMGELQCFATVCKETAHIAELVAKQKSSKKPGRSQVVNCKMRFKPSNPYLLNVRPRFSLRQPVAGCALNWSANRFGSHGGYRDFSASGDYRKEKSLTSLQKPREKQPEQSSKPNQSQSSVYDVEQVQHRLTQLLGKYCSGVWISKLSEVYNKMFSQQLHPQVLIDLEKWTHICMVEQPSGRNHVDRLIYPPLPSKPSVVPRSNISPQMSPTHSTFTTPFFAHLSTPEQLSAPLPSFPVPKLRVSSKIPLAKPTFIFPQQPASFTLNPLPPVKLCSPAHNPGFNPQLPPCISIAVNARSGCKENHNIKHNQNNQPSSPTWTSPASANTAGVTSSLQPGSDIFPLLKVSFSSTSDSAPSSKATVVPAEVHHKIKELLSKYSYGLWAHALPKLYIDTYKMPFPEHVLDNLSGFLDIWSVEYPIPHDKKKAILYNANRTDKEALDGEERQQCRSHVLPSGLQVLHTVIPPCLVLPTEQYPSVLITDAKTSNAVTVRYVGEDYSNAQETMEDAMRSFYSHSSINHPLPNPVVGQLVAVRGEVGDELARAQVMEVMTSNKVKVYYVDYGFSVDTSGNNVLELHQDFLSLPFQATNVRLAGLETFSSNPLVVSSLDQLAVGKILLMETLEACPENETPLAVLYDTSQDDDVNINSVCLKALQDKTMNNPLTVNVIYQDVCVTNVCADGIIYCQVPSRGRARLNTLLEKTEAFFVSQMTSDSLVSTPFSGKFCLARYKGKWARAEITNMYGNRVMEILFIDLGVPATVEVTDLREMPPLFLKDFTVIPPQAIKCRLAELPIPEEDWSPDAVLWVKETVLGVEDCRIKILKLDEHKGEQLIFMYLFIGANGHDLVKSINHQLAKSELWQKLTTPKSTTAINSNKDIEALAEKLTLANSFPNPNVKASAQPHHAAKELSVQDTTSNTEVLPLPLPPLLELPKPGQNMDVFVPVACHPGYFVLQPWRDLHKLVVLMGEMMLYYNRTWKTNTATHIQKGEVYAAKIDKNWNRVQVKGILANGLVTVYELDHGKHELVRSALIRPLIEEFRQLPFQAITAQLAGVTQHQWSEEACMVFRNHVEKRALVANVESVQEVSEDKGEPWECKLTVYLVDTTVEDNDIWINNIMADLSSGLSSAA is encoded by the exons TTACAATGCTTTGCTACAGTGTGTAAAGAAACGGCCCACATTGCTGAGCTGGTAGCCAAGCAGAAGAGCTCCAAGAAGCCGGGTCGCTCTCAAGTTGTCAACTGCAAAATGCGATTTAAACCATCCAACCCTTACCTGCTCAATG TGAGACCAAGATTCTCTCTCCGCCAGCCTGTAGCTGGTTGTGCCTTAAACTGGTCAGCAAACCGTTTTGGGTCTCATGGTGGCTACAGAGACTTCAGTGCCTCAGGAGACTACAG GAAGGAAAAGAGCTTGACAAGCCTCCAGAAGCCTAGAG AGAAACAACCCGAGCAATCTTCCAAACCCAACCAATCCCAG TCTAGTGTGTATGATGTGGAGCAGGTACAGCACAGACTAACTCAGCTTCTAGGGAAGTACTGCAGTGGAGTGTGGATTTCAAAACTATCAGAGGTCtacaataaaatgttcagtCAGCAGCTCCACCCTCAGGTGCTCATAGACCTGGAGAAGTGGACACACATCTGTATG GTGGAACAACCTTCCGGCAGGAACCATGTTGACCGACTGATCTACCCTCCTCTGCCTTCTAAGCCTTCTGTCGTCCCTAGAAGTAACATCTCCCCTCAAATGTCACCCACCCATTCAACCTTTACCACACCCTTTTTTGCACATCTTTCAACACCTGAACAACTCTCTGCCCCTCTCCCCTCTTTCCCTGTTCCAAAACTGAGAGTTTCCTCCAAAATCCCCTTGGCTAAGCCCACTTTCATTTTTCCTCAGCAACCTGCTTCCTTTACATTAAACCCTCTGCCACCAGTCAAATTGTGCAGCCCTGCACACAACCCAGGTTTTAATCCACAACTTCCCCCATGCATTAGCATTGCAGTCAATGCCAGATCTGGATGTAAAGAGAATCATAACATCAAACACAACCAGAACAATCAACCCTCATCCCCTACCTGGACCTCCCCTGCCTCAGCAAATACTGCTGGTGTAACTTCCTCCCTTCAACCTGGCTCTGACATTTTCCCCCTTTTGAAGGTCAGCTTTTCCAGTACCTCTGATTCTGCCCCCTCCTCAAAAGCTACTGTTGTGCCAGCTGAGGTACATCATAAAATAAAGGAGCTTTTGTCTAAGTATAGCTATGGTCTGTGGGCCCATGCTCTGCCTAAACTGTACATAGACACATACAAGATGCCATTCCCTGAACATGTTCTCGACAACTTGTCTGGTTTTCTGGATATATGGAGTGTGGAGTACCCAATACCACATGATAAAAAGAAG GCCATTCTCTACAATGCCAACAGAACAGACAAAGAAGCTTTAGACGGCGAAGAAAGGCAGCAGTGCAGGAGCCATGTCCTACCCTCTGGTCTTCAGGTTTTGCACACTGTTATTCCTCCATGTCTGGTTCTTCCTACAGAACAGTACCCATCTGTACTGATTACTGATGCCAAAACCAGCAATGCTGTTACAGTGAG GTATGTAGGTGAGGACTACTCCAACGCCCAGGAAACCATGGAAGATGCAATGCGTTCTTTCTACAGTCATAGTTCCATTAACCATCCTCTGCCTAACCCTGTTGTTGGCCAGCTGGTAGCAGTCAGAGGGGAGGTTGGAGATGAGCTGGCCAGAGCTCAAGTCATGGAGGTTATGACCTCTAACAAGGTCAAG GTGTACTATGTGGATTATGGCTTCTCTGTGGACACGAGTGGGAATAATGTCCTGGAGCTACACCAGgacttcctctctctcccattCCAGGCGACCAATGTTAGGCTTGCAG GTCTAGAGACATTCAGCTCCAATCCACTGGTTGTGTCCTCACTGGACCAGTTGGCAGTTGGAAAGATTCTGCTTATGGAGACATTAGAGGCATGTCCTGAGAATGAGACACCTTTAGCAGTGCTGTATGACACTTCGCAGGATGATGATGTCAACATCAACTCTGTCTGTCTCAAAGCTCTGCAGGACAAGACCATGAACAACCCTCTGACT GTGAACGTTATCTATCAGGATGTATGTGTCACAAATGTGTGCGCAGATGGCATCATCTACTGTCAGGTGCCCTCCAGAGGAAGAGCAAGGCTAAACACCTTATTGGAAAAAACAGAGGCCTTCTTTGTCTCCCAg ATGACATCTGACTCACTGGTGTCCACACCTTTTAGTGGCAAGTTCTGTCTAGCCAGGTACAAAGGAAAGTGGGCCAGAGCTGAG ATCACCAACATGTATGGTAACCGAGTGATGGAAATCCTCTTCATTGACCTCGGTGTCCCAGCAACTGTTGAGGTCACTGATCTCAGAGAGATGCCTCCTCTTTTCCTCAAAGACTTCACAGTCATCCCACCACAG GCAATCAAATGTCGCCTGGCTGAACTCCCAATTCCTGAGGAGGACTGGAGCCCAGATGCCGTCCTGTGGGTGAAGGAGACTGTCTTGGGAGTAGAAGACTGTAGAATTAAG ATCTTAAAATTAGATGAGCACAAAGGGGAGCAGCTGATCTTCATGTACCTCTTCATTGGTGCTAATGGTCATGACCTGGTCAAGAGCATCAACCATCAACTGGCCAAGTCGGAGTTGTGGCAGAAACTCACAACACCAAAGAGCACCACCGCTATAAACAGCAACAAGGACATAG AGGCTCTAGCGGAGAAGTTGACCCTGGCCAACTCATTCCCAAACCCTAATGTCAAGGCCTCAGCTCAGCCTCACCATGCCGCAAAGGAACTCTCTGTCCAAGATACAACTTCTAACACTGAAGTGCTCCCACTTCCATTGCCTCCTCTGCTGGAGCTCCCCAAG cctgGTCAGAATATGGATGTATTTGTGCCAGTGGCCTGCCATCCAGGTTATTTTGTTCTGCAGCCATGGCGGGACCTGCATAAGCTGGTGGTGCTGATGGGGGAGATGATGCTCTATTATAACCGGACGTGGAAGAccaacacagccacacacatccAGAAAGGAGAGGTCTATGCTGCCAAGATAGACAAGAA TTGGAACCGTGTCCAGGTGAAGGGGATTCTTGCCAACGGATTAGTCACTGTTTACGAGCTGGACCATGGAAAGCATGAGCTGGTCCGCAGTGCTCTCATCAGACCCCTGATAGAGGAATTTAGACAGCTGCCCTTCCAAGCTATCACTGCACAACTGGCAG GTGTGACACAGCACCAGTGGTCAGAGGAGGCGTGCATGGTATTTAGAAACCATGTGGAAAAACGGGCACTGGTAGCTAATGTGGAGAGTGTGCAGGAGGTGTCAGAAGATAAAGGTGAACCGTGGGAGTGCAAATTAACCGTTTACCTGGTGGACACCACAGTGGAGGACAATGACATTTGGATTAACAACATCATGGCTGACCTCAGCAGTGGACTGTCTTCAGCTGCTTAG
- the cplx2a gene encoding complexin 2, like produces MNFVMKAALGGGPPDVGKMLGGEEKEEDPDAAKKEEERQEALRQQEEERKAKYAKMEAERERMRQGIRDKYGLKKREEAEAEAAAAVEEPAAGSLTRPKKAVPAGCGDEEEEESIMDTVMKYLPGPLQDMLKK; encoded by the exons ATGAATTTTGTAATGAAAGCTGCGCTCGGAG GTGGTCCTCCCGATGTGGGCAAGATGCtgggaggagaagagaaggaggaggaccCTGATGCAGcgaagaaagaggaggagcgACAGGAGGCGCTgaggcagcaggaggaggagaggaaggccAAATATGCCAAGATGGAGGCTGAAAGGGAAAGGATGAGGCAGGGCATCAGGGACAAG TACGGCTTGAAAAAGCGCGAGGAGGCGGAGGCTGAGGCAGCGGCCGCAGTGGAGGAGCCTGCCGCCGGCAGCTTGACCCGACCCAAGAAGGCGGTGCCGGCCGGCTGTggtgatgaggaggaagaggaaagcaTCATGGACACAGTGATGAAGTACCTGCCAGGCCCACTGCAAGACATGCTGAAGAAGTAG